A single region of the Mechercharimyces sp. CAU 1602 genome encodes:
- the rpoD gene encoding RNA polymerase sigma factor RpoD, with product MANEQNMDLEQDLTIEQVKEQLVELGKKRGVLSYKDIMEKMSPFDQEPQQIDEFFDSLNEQGVEISNEEGDDNLPYRVGNDDESEELLHDDLSVPPGVKINDPVRMYLKEIGRVPLLSAKEEVELAKRIEEGDEEAKRRLAEANLRLVVSIAKRYVGRGMLFLDLIQEGNMGLIKAVEKFDHRKGYKFSTYATWWIRQAITRAIADQARTIRIPVHMVETINKLIRVSRQLLQDLGREPLPEEVAAEMDLSPEKVREIMKIAQEPVSLETPIGEEDDSHLGDFIPDDDAQAPADAAAYELLKEQLKGVLDTLSDREENVLRLRFGLDDGRTRTLEEVGKVFGVTRERIRQIEAKALRKLRHPSRSKQLKDFLE from the coding sequence TTGGCCAATGAACAAAACATGGACTTGGAGCAAGATCTGACAATAGAACAGGTGAAGGAACAGTTAGTGGAGCTAGGGAAGAAGCGAGGCGTTCTTTCGTATAAAGATATCATGGAGAAAATGTCTCCGTTCGACCAGGAACCACAGCAGATTGATGAATTCTTTGATTCCTTAAATGAGCAAGGTGTAGAGATTTCCAACGAAGAAGGAGATGATAATCTTCCTTATCGGGTAGGAAATGATGATGAGAGTGAAGAATTGCTACATGATGATCTAAGTGTTCCACCTGGAGTGAAAATTAATGATCCAGTACGCATGTACTTAAAAGAGATCGGTCGCGTTCCGCTATTGTCAGCTAAAGAGGAAGTGGAACTTGCAAAGCGAATTGAGGAAGGAGACGAGGAAGCGAAGCGGCGGTTGGCAGAAGCGAACTTACGCTTAGTAGTAAGCATTGCTAAACGCTACGTGGGGCGTGGTATGCTCTTTCTCGACCTGATTCAAGAAGGGAATATGGGCTTGATCAAGGCGGTAGAAAAATTTGACCATCGCAAGGGATATAAGTTTAGTACCTATGCGACTTGGTGGATTCGACAGGCAATTACACGCGCGATCGCGGACCAAGCACGTACCATACGTATCCCGGTTCATATGGTAGAGACGATCAATAAGTTGATACGGGTATCCCGGCAATTGCTACAAGACTTAGGTCGTGAACCGCTACCAGAAGAAGTGGCAGCTGAAATGGATCTCAGTCCGGAAAAAGTAAGAGAAATTATGAAGATTGCACAGGAACCAGTCTCTTTGGAAACTCCGATCGGGGAAGAAGATGACTCACACCTAGGTGATTTCATCCCTGATGATGATGCACAAGCTCCAGCGGATGCCGCCGCATATGAACTGTTAAAAGAACAGCTCAAAGGAGTATTGGACACCTTATCCGATCGGGAAGAAAATGTGCTTCGTCTTCGCTTTGGCTTAGATGATGGGCGGACACGTACGCTTGAAGAAGTGGGTAAAGTGTTTGGTGTGACAAGGGAAAGGATCCGTCAAATTGAAGCGAAAGCCCTCCGTAAACTGCGTCACCCAAGCCGTAGTAAGCAGTTAAAAGATTTTTTGGAATAA
- a CDS encoding acyl-CoA dehydrogenase family protein: protein MNFDLTEEQKMIKKLMRDFAENEVAPGAEQRDRDKQFPHEVYKKMAQLQLMGLPFPEEYGGGGADTISFAIAVEELSRVCASTGIGYSAHISLGGAPLYLFGTEEQKRTYLTPLCLGESLGAFGLTEPDAGSDAGGTKTRAHKLENGEWEINGSKTFITNASYAKFLALTAISAEEGGKKEITAFICPTDTTGFTVKDSYHKMGLHSSNTTELVLEGVRIPPENILGRRGYGFKQFLITLDGGRIGIGAMAVGIAQGAYEAALRYAQERTQFGQSISKFQAIQHKLADMALEIEVARNMVYKAAWLKDQNRAFTKEASMCKLFASEVANRVCDQAVQIHGGWGYIHDFHVERFYRDAKLTEIGEGTSEIQRNIIAREIGC, encoded by the coding sequence GTGAATTTTGATTTGACAGAAGAGCAAAAAATGATTAAAAAATTGATGCGTGATTTTGCTGAGAATGAGGTAGCACCAGGGGCTGAGCAGCGCGATCGCGATAAACAGTTTCCACATGAGGTGTATAAGAAGATGGCTCAATTACAGCTTATGGGACTTCCTTTTCCTGAAGAGTATGGAGGTGGCGGTGCGGATACGATTAGCTTTGCGATTGCAGTAGAAGAGTTAAGCCGTGTGTGTGCTTCTACTGGGATTGGTTATTCGGCTCATATCTCTTTAGGAGGTGCTCCTCTTTATCTCTTTGGAACAGAGGAGCAGAAACGAACATATCTTACCCCGCTCTGTCTGGGTGAAAGTTTAGGCGCTTTTGGGTTGACAGAGCCCGATGCTGGTTCAGATGCAGGGGGAACCAAAACACGAGCGCATAAACTTGAAAATGGAGAATGGGAGATTAATGGCAGTAAAACATTTATTACCAATGCCAGTTATGCAAAATTTCTGGCGCTTACTGCCATCAGCGCAGAAGAGGGGGGCAAGAAAGAGATTACGGCTTTTATTTGTCCTACAGATACAACGGGATTTACAGTAAAGGACTCCTATCATAAGATGGGACTTCATAGTTCTAACACAACGGAACTGGTATTAGAAGGGGTGCGTATTCCTCCTGAAAACATCTTAGGGCGTAGAGGATATGGATTTAAGCAGTTCTTAATTACATTGGACGGTGGACGAATTGGAATTGGAGCGATGGCTGTAGGGATTGCGCAGGGAGCGTATGAAGCGGCGTTGCGGTATGCGCAAGAACGGACGCAATTTGGTCAGTCCATTTCTAAATTTCAAGCGATTCAGCATAAATTGGCTGATATGGCATTAGAAATAGAAGTGGCTCGCAATATGGTATACAAAGCGGCATGGTTAAAGGATCAGAATAGAGCCTTTACCAAAGAGGCATCGATGTGTAAGTTGTTTGCATCAGAAGTAGCTAACCGTGTCTGTGATCAGGCAGTACAGATTCACGGGGGCTGGGGTTATATTCATGATTTTCATGTGGAGCGCTTTTATCGCGACGCAAAATTGACAGAGATTGGTGAAGGAACCTCTGAGATACAACGAAATATTATTGCACGTGAGATTGGGTGTTAG
- the hppD gene encoding 4-hydroxyphenylpyruvate dioxygenase, whose amino-acid sequence MEQKQAQVTATEGDFFPILDVDYLEFYVGNAKQAAVYYCKNFGFKPLAYSGLETGNREQTSYVLEQGTLRLVLSGAYTSDHEISKFVMKHGDGVKDIALQVADVEKAFQETVSRGGIVVREPYEVTDEYGTLKKATIATYGDTVHTFIERTGYKGVFAPGFIKADFEIPSTPTGIEGFDHVVGNVESMGEWVSYYEKVFGFSELRHFDDEDISTEYSALMSKVMQNGTGRIKFPINEPAEGKRKSQIQEYLEFYNGAGVQHVAYYTKDIVKTIEAMKKNGVQFLDTPDTYYDDLKERVGEIDESVEELRRLKILVDRDDEGYLLQIFTNPIVDRPTLFFEIIQRKGSRGFGEGNFKALFESIEREQARRGNL is encoded by the coding sequence ATGGAACAAAAACAAGCTCAAGTGACAGCGACAGAAGGGGATTTCTTCCCAATACTAGATGTGGATTACTTAGAATTTTATGTGGGTAATGCCAAACAAGCAGCGGTTTATTATTGTAAGAACTTCGGATTTAAGCCACTTGCCTATAGCGGGCTGGAGACAGGTAATAGAGAGCAGACATCGTATGTATTAGAGCAAGGCACGTTGCGATTAGTGCTAAGTGGGGCTTATACTTCTGACCATGAAATTAGCAAATTCGTTATGAAGCACGGAGATGGTGTGAAAGATATCGCCTTACAGGTGGCCGATGTGGAGAAAGCTTTTCAGGAGACGGTTTCTCGTGGGGGCATTGTCGTACGTGAGCCGTATGAGGTGACAGACGAATATGGTACGTTAAAAAAAGCTACGATCGCTACGTACGGTGATACTGTCCATACCTTTATCGAACGAACTGGGTATAAAGGGGTTTTTGCACCTGGTTTTATCAAAGCAGATTTCGAGATTCCTTCCACTCCGACAGGGATTGAAGGTTTTGATCATGTGGTAGGAAATGTGGAGAGCATGGGTGAATGGGTCTCCTACTATGAGAAAGTATTTGGCTTTAGTGAGCTTCGTCACTTCGATGATGAGGATATTAGCACGGAATATTCTGCTCTCATGTCGAAAGTGATGCAAAATGGGACAGGTCGGATCAAATTCCCGATCAATGAACCGGCTGAAGGGAAGCGTAAGTCACAAATTCAAGAATACCTTGAGTTTTATAACGGGGCAGGCGTACAACATGTCGCTTATTACACAAAAGATATCGTGAAGACGATTGAAGCGATGAAGAAAAACGGAGTTCAATTTTTGGATACTCCAGACACTTACTATGATGATTTGAAAGAACGGGTCGGAGAAATCGATGAGTCGGTGGAGGAATTGCGTCGCCTGAAGATATTAGTAGACCGTGATGATGAAGGGTATCTATTACAAATATTTACTAATCCGATTGTGGATCGTCCTACACTTTTCTTTGAAATCATTCAGCGTAAAGGTTCACGAGGGTTTGGTGAAGGAAACTTTAAGGCATTATTCGAATCGATCGAGCGAGAACAGGCGCGTCGGGGAAATCTATAA
- a CDS encoding M1 family metallopeptidase has protein sequence MKRAFSWVLVITFLLSVCVASSTVEAVTYQDSGVDRPTYVITADYDENEDRVRGHYSLTLPQRFQKEKELYFHLYPNAFRDWKWGSDAKPKKAGYLKVSTVKVNGKKVKTEEKGTLLKVINESTKALPQVKVEMEYELKIPQGGTRLNTVDGTAFLAQWYPMLAVKDKQGWHTDEYTTTGDPFFSEISDFAVTFTLPKGYSVITTANDRSAENPRNKVKVKQERVRDFAAMISKDYEVITGKSGQTEVNLWYLKGMEHVSQTLHDTAVCSMDYFSQTFGTYPYEEVDVILGETGLGIAGMEYPGLVTSIPELPTKDGKKAAHSVVAHELAHQWWYGVVGNDQVHEPWLDEGITTFSEFLFMKEKMNEDERQLLQRAAERTEDIHDKIGITSVEPVDKYPDPIYGLMVYIRPAAMMWSLADEIGMKKVKKILHTYYDQYQFKTASTEDFIRVASEVAGKDLNAFFAEWLYFEEQGV, from the coding sequence GTGAAGCGAGCTTTTTCATGGGTGTTAGTGATAACATTTTTGTTGTCAGTCTGTGTTGCCTCTTCCACAGTAGAGGCAGTTACATACCAAGACAGTGGTGTAGACCGACCTACATATGTAATCACCGCTGATTATGACGAGAACGAAGATAGAGTAAGGGGTCATTACTCACTTACTTTGCCGCAACGATTTCAAAAGGAGAAAGAACTATACTTTCATCTTTACCCCAATGCTTTTAGAGATTGGAAGTGGGGAAGCGATGCGAAGCCAAAAAAAGCGGGATATTTAAAGGTATCTACGGTGAAAGTGAATGGGAAGAAAGTGAAGACTGAGGAGAAAGGAACACTCCTAAAGGTGATCAATGAAAGCACAAAAGCCTTACCTCAAGTTAAGGTAGAGATGGAATATGAGTTAAAAATTCCTCAAGGCGGCACACGCCTAAATACGGTAGATGGAACGGCCTTTTTGGCTCAGTGGTATCCGATGTTAGCTGTAAAGGATAAGCAAGGATGGCACACTGACGAATATACGACAACGGGGGATCCGTTTTTTAGTGAAATCTCCGATTTTGCCGTAACCTTTACTTTGCCAAAAGGGTACTCGGTTATCACGACTGCGAACGATCGTAGTGCGGAAAATCCACGTAATAAAGTAAAAGTGAAGCAAGAACGCGTGCGTGACTTTGCCGCCATGATCAGCAAAGATTATGAAGTGATCACGGGGAAGTCTGGGCAGACAGAGGTGAATCTCTGGTATTTGAAGGGGATGGAGCATGTATCGCAAACGCTCCACGATACCGCTGTTTGTAGCATGGACTACTTTAGTCAAACATTTGGCACTTACCCGTATGAAGAGGTAGATGTGATCCTAGGAGAGACAGGGCTTGGAATTGCGGGAATGGAGTACCCTGGATTGGTTACTTCTATCCCAGAATTACCAACAAAGGATGGTAAAAAAGCTGCTCACTCTGTGGTCGCGCATGAGTTGGCCCACCAGTGGTGGTATGGTGTCGTGGGGAACGACCAAGTGCATGAACCGTGGCTGGATGAAGGAATTACCACTTTTTCTGAATTCCTATTTATGAAAGAGAAGATGAATGAAGACGAGCGTCAACTGTTGCAGCGGGCAGCGGAGCGGACGGAAGATATTCATGACAAGATAGGAATTACCTCTGTGGAACCGGTAGATAAGTACCCCGATCCTATCTATGGATTGATGGTGTACATTCGTCCAGCAGCCATGATGTGGTCATTAGCAGACGAGATTGGGATGAAGAAGGTGAAGAAGATTCTGCATACCTATTACGACCAGTATCAATTTAAAACAGCTTCAACGGAAGATTTTATCCGTGTGGCAAGTGAGGTAGCGGGTAAGGATCTAAATGCATTTTTTGCAGAGTGGCTTTACTTTGAAGAGCAAGGTGTATAA
- a CDS encoding spore germination protein, producing MAGFIVMNQIFNTKIQAVSDPATINLGDVINLCPEENSKSSGGSSPVGDFPINIDGEVNIGIDPDLFDQVDFL from the coding sequence ATGGCAGGCTTTATTGTGATGAACCAAATCTTTAACACCAAAATTCAAGCTGTTTCTGATCCAGCTACCATCAACTTAGGTGATGTGATTAATCTCTGCCCAGAAGAAAATTCAAAATCATCAGGCGGTTCATCCCCTGTGGGTGATTTCCCCATCAATATTGACGGAGAGGTAAATATCGGGATAGATCCTGACCTCTTTGATCAGGTTGATTTTTTGTAA
- a CDS encoding class I SAM-dependent methyltransferase, producing the protein MHSGNEIQLSQRLHTIANHIPAQSTVADIGGDHAYLLLAAAAAGKVKRGIVGEVSRGPYENALGRVQALCKNDLIDVRLGDGLEVISPGEVEVITIAGMGGALIAKILQQGEEKLERVQRLILQPNNASEAVRSWLLEHGWRVVDEDLIEEADILYEIIVAERGNGKEQYEHHQLSQKQLMILGPCLWQQSHPKLVLRLQGLIAENERILEQLQRGKSAEAEARAHDIRTQLSTWRSVKAWYGEERT; encoded by the coding sequence ATGCATTCTGGGAACGAAATTCAGTTATCACAACGACTACATACTATTGCAAACCATATTCCAGCCCAGTCAACAGTGGCAGATATTGGTGGTGACCATGCCTATCTGTTGTTGGCAGCTGCAGCAGCAGGGAAGGTGAAAAGAGGAATCGTGGGAGAGGTAAGTCGTGGGCCATATGAGAATGCGTTGGGGCGTGTGCAGGCGCTTTGCAAAAATGACCTTATTGACGTCCGTTTGGGGGACGGGCTGGAAGTGATCTCTCCTGGGGAAGTGGAGGTAATTACGATTGCAGGGATGGGTGGAGCCCTGATTGCTAAGATTTTGCAGCAAGGTGAAGAAAAGTTGGAACGTGTACAAAGACTAATATTACAACCCAATAATGCTAGCGAGGCGGTACGGAGCTGGTTATTGGAGCATGGATGGCGAGTAGTGGATGAGGATTTGATCGAAGAGGCAGATATTTTGTATGAAATAATTGTAGCAGAGCGTGGAAATGGAAAGGAGCAATACGAGCATCATCAACTCTCGCAAAAGCAACTTATGATACTAGGACCTTGTTTGTGGCAGCAATCTCATCCCAAGCTCGTATTACGCTTGCAAGGGTTGATTGCGGAAAATGAGCGGATACTAGAGCAACTCCAACGAGGAAAATCCGCAGAAGCAGAAGCACGCGCGCACGATATACGCACGCAATTATCTACATGGAGGAGTGTGAAAGCATGGTATGGCGAGGAGAGGACCTAA